One segment of Buteo buteo chromosome 6, bButBut1.hap1.1, whole genome shotgun sequence DNA contains the following:
- the SYT13 gene encoding synaptotagmin-13 isoform X2 → MVLSAPVIALGATLGTATSILALCGLTCFCKCKQPGKGLSEKDQEEDTENAKPSVLQPAQQFNVKKTAEPVQPRALLKFPNIYGPKPVVTSPEIVNYTQYSLKTTEEPATGKHTGLDENRMKIQVNEELFVLPQNGVVKDVCVTEHLNPERAASCNQAPELRYSLVYDQEKAELRVALLEAMHGRMSGDQDTACHCYILGTLVSKSGVAEAQTELKKKVLHTLWEQVLRFPLTEEEMPEGTLTLTLRNCDKFSRHSIVGELKLSLANTEESFGMAQWERLKTPEKEPSTGHGEVLLSISYLPAANRLLVVIIKAKNLHSKQLKDLLGNDVSVKVTLRHQSLKLKKKQTKRAKHKINPVWNEMIMFEVPHELLRASSVELEMLSQDGAGQSHVLGKCSLGLHVTGTERSHWEEMLRNPRRQIAMWHQLHM, encoded by the exons ATGGTTTTATCTGCCCCAGTTATAGCCCTGGGGGCTACCTTAGGGACTGCAACTAGCATCCTTGCCCTCTGCGGTCTCACCTGCTTCTGCAAATGCAAGCAACCTGGGAAAGGACTCTCAGAAAAGGACCAAGAGGAGGACACGGAAAATGCTAAGCCCAGTGTGCTTCAACCAGCCCAGCAA ttcaaCGTTAAGAAAACTGCAGAGCCAGTACAGCCTCGAGCACTCCTGAAGTTTCCCAACATTTATGGCCCCAAACCAGTCGTAACTTCACCTGAAATTGTTAACTACACACAGTACTCCCTGAAGACAACCGAAGAACCAGCTACTGGAAAACATACTGGTTTGGATGAGAACAGGATGAAGATACAAGTCAACGAAGAGCTGTTTGTTCTCCCTCAAAACG GTGTAGTAAAGGACGTGTGTGTCACGGAGCACTTGAACCCTGAGAGGGCAGCCAGCTGTAACCAGGCCCCTGAGCTGCGCTACTCCCTTGTGTATGACCAAGAAAAAGCTGAGCTGCGTGTGGCCCTTCTGGAAG ctatGCATGGCAGAATGAGCGGGGACCAAGACACTGCCTGCCATTGCTACATACTGGGCACACTGGTGAGCAAGTCCGGTGTTGCTGAGGCCCAGACAGAGCTGAAGAAGAAGGTGCTTCACACCCTCTGGGAGCAGGTCCTGCGATTCCCATTAACAGAGGAGGAGATGCCAGAGGGGACACTGACTCTCACCCTGAGAAACTGTGACAAGTTCTCCAGACACAGCATTGTGGGGGAACTCAAACTGAGCCTTGCTAACACAGAGGAGTCCTTTGGGATGGCCCAGTGGGAAAGGCTAAAGACCCCAGAGAAG GAGCCGTCTACAGGCCATGGGGAGGTTCTGCTCTCTATCAGCTACTTGCCAGCAGCTAACCGCCTGCTGGTGGTGATTATTAAGGCTAAAAATCTCCATTCCAAGCAGCTGAAAGATCTACTTGGCAATG ATGTTTCTGTCAAGGTGACACTGAGGCATCAGTCCTTGAAGCTGAAGAAGAAGCAGACCAAACGTGCAAAACACAAGATCAACCCCGTGTGGAATGAGATGATCATGTTTGAGGTGCCTCATGAGCTCCTGCGTGCCTCCAGCGTGGAGCTGGAAATGCTGAGCCAGGATGGTGCTGGGCAAAGCCACGTGCTGGGCAAGTGCAGCCTGGGCTTACATGTCACAGGCACAGAAAGGAGCCACTGGGAAGAAATGCTGAGGAACCCCAGGAGACAGATAGCCATGTGGCACCAGCTCCACATGTAG
- the SYT13 gene encoding synaptotagmin-13 isoform X1, with protein sequence MVLSAPVIALGATLGTATSILALCGLTCFCKCKQPGKGLSEKDQEEDTENAKPSVLQPAQQFNVKKTAEPVQPRALLKFPNIYGPKPVVTSPEIVNYTQYSLKTTEEPATGKHTGLDENRMKIQVNEELFVLPQNVAGVVKDVCVTEHLNPERAASCNQAPELRYSLVYDQEKAELRVALLEAMHGRMSGDQDTACHCYILGTLVSKSGVAEAQTELKKKVLHTLWEQVLRFPLTEEEMPEGTLTLTLRNCDKFSRHSIVGELKLSLANTEESFGMAQWERLKTPEKEPSTGHGEVLLSISYLPAANRLLVVIIKAKNLHSKQLKDLLGNDVSVKVTLRHQSLKLKKKQTKRAKHKINPVWNEMIMFEVPHELLRASSVELEMLSQDGAGQSHVLGKCSLGLHVTGTERSHWEEMLRNPRRQIAMWHQLHM encoded by the exons ATGGTTTTATCTGCCCCAGTTATAGCCCTGGGGGCTACCTTAGGGACTGCAACTAGCATCCTTGCCCTCTGCGGTCTCACCTGCTTCTGCAAATGCAAGCAACCTGGGAAAGGACTCTCAGAAAAGGACCAAGAGGAGGACACGGAAAATGCTAAGCCCAGTGTGCTTCAACCAGCCCAGCAA ttcaaCGTTAAGAAAACTGCAGAGCCAGTACAGCCTCGAGCACTCCTGAAGTTTCCCAACATTTATGGCCCCAAACCAGTCGTAACTTCACCTGAAATTGTTAACTACACACAGTACTCCCTGAAGACAACCGAAGAACCAGCTACTGGAAAACATACTGGTTTGGATGAGAACAGGATGAAGATACAAGTCAACGAAGAGCTGTTTGTTCTCCCTCAAAACG TTGCAGGTGTAGTAAAGGACGTGTGTGTCACGGAGCACTTGAACCCTGAGAGGGCAGCCAGCTGTAACCAGGCCCCTGAGCTGCGCTACTCCCTTGTGTATGACCAAGAAAAAGCTGAGCTGCGTGTGGCCCTTCTGGAAG ctatGCATGGCAGAATGAGCGGGGACCAAGACACTGCCTGCCATTGCTACATACTGGGCACACTGGTGAGCAAGTCCGGTGTTGCTGAGGCCCAGACAGAGCTGAAGAAGAAGGTGCTTCACACCCTCTGGGAGCAGGTCCTGCGATTCCCATTAACAGAGGAGGAGATGCCAGAGGGGACACTGACTCTCACCCTGAGAAACTGTGACAAGTTCTCCAGACACAGCATTGTGGGGGAACTCAAACTGAGCCTTGCTAACACAGAGGAGTCCTTTGGGATGGCCCAGTGGGAAAGGCTAAAGACCCCAGAGAAG GAGCCGTCTACAGGCCATGGGGAGGTTCTGCTCTCTATCAGCTACTTGCCAGCAGCTAACCGCCTGCTGGTGGTGATTATTAAGGCTAAAAATCTCCATTCCAAGCAGCTGAAAGATCTACTTGGCAATG ATGTTTCTGTCAAGGTGACACTGAGGCATCAGTCCTTGAAGCTGAAGAAGAAGCAGACCAAACGTGCAAAACACAAGATCAACCCCGTGTGGAATGAGATGATCATGTTTGAGGTGCCTCATGAGCTCCTGCGTGCCTCCAGCGTGGAGCTGGAAATGCTGAGCCAGGATGGTGCTGGGCAAAGCCACGTGCTGGGCAAGTGCAGCCTGGGCTTACATGTCACAGGCACAGAAAGGAGCCACTGGGAAGAAATGCTGAGGAACCCCAGGAGACAGATAGCCATGTGGCACCAGCTCCACATGTAG